A stretch of the Pan troglodytes isolate AG18354 chromosome 20, NHGRI_mPanTro3-v2.0_pri, whole genome shotgun sequence genome encodes the following:
- the CNN2 gene encoding calponin-2 isoform X1, giving the protein MSSTQFNKGPSYGLSAEVKNRLLSKYDPQKEAELRTWIEGLTGLSIGPDFQKGLKDGTILCTLMNKLQPGSVPKINRSMQNWHQLENLSNFIKAMVSYGMNPVDLFEANDLFESGNMTQVQVSLLALAGKAKTKGLQSGVDIGVKYSEKQERNFDDATMKAGQCVIGLQMGTNKCASQSGMTAYGTRRHLYDPKNHILPPMDHSTISLQMGTNKCASQVGMTAPGTRRHIYDTKLGTDKCDNSSMSLQMGYTQGANQSGQVFGLGRQIYDPKYCPQGTVADGAPSGTGDCPDPGEVPEYPPYYQEEAGY; this is encoded by the exons ATGAGCTCCACGCAGTTCAACAAGGGTCCCTCGTACGGGCTGTCGGCCGAGGTCAAGAACCGG CTCCTGTCCAAATATGACCCCCAGAAGGAGGCAGAGCTCCGCACCTGGATCGAGGGACTCACCGGCCTCTCCATCGGCCCTGACTTCCAGAAGGGCCTGAAGGATGGAACTATCTTATGCAC ACTCATGAACAAGCTACAGCCGGGCTCCGTCCCCAAGATCAACCGCTCCATGCAGAACTGGCACCAG CTAGAAAACCTGTCCAACTTCATCAAGGCCATGGTCAGCTACGGCATGAACCCTGTGGACCTGTTCGAGGCCAACGACCTGTTTGAGAGTGGGAACATGACGCAGGTGCAGGTGTCTCTTCTCGCCCTGGCGGGGAag GCCAAGACTAAAGGGCTGCAGAGCGGGGTGGACATTGGCGTCAAGTACTCGGAGAAGCAGGAGCGGAATTTCGACGACGCCACCATGAAGGCTGGCCAGTGCGTCATCGGGCTGCAG ATGGGCACCAACAAATGCGCCAGCCAGTCGGGCATGACCGCGTACGGCACGAGGAGGCATCTCTATGACCCCAAGAACCATATCCTGCCCCCCATGGACCACTCGACCATCAGCCTCCAGATGGGCACGAACAAGTGCGCCAGCCAG gTGGGCATGACGGCTCCCGGGACCCGGCGGCACATCTATGATACCAAGCTGGGAACCGACAAGTGTGACAActcctccatgtccctgcagatgGGCTACACACAGGGCGCCAACCAGAGCGGCCAGGTCTTCGGCCTGGGCCGGCAGATATATGACCCCAAGTACTGCCCGCAAGGCACAGTGGCCGATGGGGCTCCCTCGGGCACCGGCGACTGCCCGGACCCGGGGGAGGTCCCTGAATATCCCCCTTACTACCAGGAGGAGGCCGGCTACTGA
- the CNN2 gene encoding calponin-2 isoform X2: protein MSSTQFNKGPSYGLSAEVKNRLLSKYDPQKEAELRTWIEGLTGLSIGPDFQKGLKDGTILCTLMNKLQPGSVPKINRSMQNWHQLENLSNFIKAMVSYGMNPVDLFEANDLFESGNMTQVQVSLLALAGKMGTNKCASQSGMTAYGTRRHLYDPKNHILPPMDHSTISLQMGTNKCASQVGMTAPGTRRHIYDTKLGTDKCDNSSMSLQMGYTQGANQSGQVFGLGRQIYDPKYCPQGTVADGAPSGTGDCPDPGEVPEYPPYYQEEAGY from the exons ATGAGCTCCACGCAGTTCAACAAGGGTCCCTCGTACGGGCTGTCGGCCGAGGTCAAGAACCGG CTCCTGTCCAAATATGACCCCCAGAAGGAGGCAGAGCTCCGCACCTGGATCGAGGGACTCACCGGCCTCTCCATCGGCCCTGACTTCCAGAAGGGCCTGAAGGATGGAACTATCTTATGCAC ACTCATGAACAAGCTACAGCCGGGCTCCGTCCCCAAGATCAACCGCTCCATGCAGAACTGGCACCAG CTAGAAAACCTGTCCAACTTCATCAAGGCCATGGTCAGCTACGGCATGAACCCTGTGGACCTGTTCGAGGCCAACGACCTGTTTGAGAGTGGGAACATGACGCAGGTGCAGGTGTCTCTTCTCGCCCTGGCGGGGAag ATGGGCACCAACAAATGCGCCAGCCAGTCGGGCATGACCGCGTACGGCACGAGGAGGCATCTCTATGACCCCAAGAACCATATCCTGCCCCCCATGGACCACTCGACCATCAGCCTCCAGATGGGCACGAACAAGTGCGCCAGCCAG gTGGGCATGACGGCTCCCGGGACCCGGCGGCACATCTATGATACCAAGCTGGGAACCGACAAGTGTGACAActcctccatgtccctgcagatgGGCTACACACAGGGCGCCAACCAGAGCGGCCAGGTCTTCGGCCTGGGCCGGCAGATATATGACCCCAAGTACTGCCCGCAAGGCACAGTGGCCGATGGGGCTCCCTCGGGCACCGGCGACTGCCCGGACCCGGGGGAGGTCCCTGAATATCCCCCTTACTACCAGGAGGAGGCCGGCTACTGA